One window of Candidatus Mycobacterium wuenschmannii genomic DNA carries:
- a CDS encoding flavin-containing monooxygenase codes for MRSRYAGRPFTTSDTDIAAALEQVSIPTLLLSLVHITGDARFVRDFKQAGVFLNEVQGFMSEEDKARARAEALPVIADYRDRGCPELPPLTPELIREMIDWTACETVPDDYLSLLAEEMDLDGVDPRHPEPLDPDRAAQLPVVVIGCGESGILAGIRLRQANIPFTILEKNAGPGGTWWENSYPGARVDVANHFYCYSFEPSNDWSHFFAEQPELQGYFTRVMDKHHLGDHVRWQSEVVAVEWDDEDGLWTITTREDDEGLTTLQARAVITALGQLNRPNIPELAGANTFRGPAFHSAAWDHSVDLTGKRVALIGAGASGFQIAPAIADDAEHVTVFQRTAQWMFPNPMYHDEVGDGVRWAMDHLPYYGRWYRLLVLWPGSDKGLDAARVDPDYPDQDHAVSEINAIARVMFTDWITGQVDGDEALLAKVLPDYPATGKRTLQDNGTWLRTLRRDDVDLVRTPISKITEDGVVTDDGVAHDVDIIVYATGFRHTDVLWPMAVTGRDGIDLHDVWGSRPFAHLGITVPRFPNFFVLYGPGAHLAHGGSLIFNSELQMRYIDACLAKLAEPTVHSIEPTEEAAADWHRRTQHEINQMVWAHPAVKHSYFKNADGEIHTVSPWRLNEYWAATREPDWSEFVVRTTRR; via the coding sequence GTGCGCAGCCGCTACGCGGGCCGACCCTTCACCACCTCCGACACCGACATCGCCGCCGCGCTCGAGCAGGTCAGCATCCCGACCTTGCTGCTGTCGCTAGTGCACATCACCGGCGACGCCCGCTTCGTCCGCGACTTCAAGCAGGCCGGCGTCTTTCTCAACGAGGTGCAGGGCTTCATGTCCGAGGAGGACAAGGCGCGCGCCCGCGCCGAAGCGCTGCCGGTGATCGCCGACTACCGAGACCGCGGCTGCCCGGAGCTCCCCCCGCTGACACCCGAGCTCATCAGGGAAATGATCGATTGGACGGCGTGCGAGACCGTGCCCGACGATTACCTGTCGCTGCTCGCCGAGGAGATGGACCTCGACGGCGTCGATCCGCGCCACCCGGAGCCGTTGGACCCCGACCGCGCCGCGCAGCTGCCGGTGGTCGTCATCGGGTGTGGCGAGTCCGGCATACTTGCCGGTATTCGCCTGCGGCAGGCCAACATTCCTTTCACCATCCTGGAGAAGAACGCTGGACCCGGCGGAACATGGTGGGAGAACAGCTATCCCGGCGCGCGGGTCGACGTCGCCAATCACTTCTACTGTTACAGCTTTGAGCCCAGCAACGACTGGTCGCACTTCTTCGCCGAGCAGCCGGAGTTGCAGGGCTACTTCACCCGGGTGATGGACAAGCACCATCTGGGCGACCACGTCCGCTGGCAGAGCGAGGTCGTCGCGGTCGAGTGGGACGACGAAGACGGACTGTGGACGATCACCACCCGTGAGGACGACGAGGGCCTCACCACGCTGCAGGCCCGCGCCGTCATCACCGCGCTGGGCCAGCTCAATCGCCCGAACATTCCAGAGTTAGCGGGCGCCAACACCTTTCGCGGCCCGGCGTTTCACTCTGCGGCGTGGGACCACTCGGTCGACCTGACCGGTAAACGTGTCGCGCTGATCGGCGCCGGGGCCAGCGGCTTCCAGATCGCGCCGGCCATCGCCGACGACGCCGAGCACGTCACGGTCTTCCAGCGCACCGCGCAGTGGATGTTCCCCAACCCGATGTACCACGACGAGGTCGGCGACGGCGTGCGGTGGGCGATGGATCACCTGCCATACTACGGCCGCTGGTACCGACTTCTGGTGCTGTGGCCCGGATCTGACAAGGGCCTCGACGCGGCGCGCGTCGACCCGGACTATCCCGACCAGGACCACGCGGTCAGCGAGATCAACGCCATCGCCCGGGTGATGTTCACCGACTGGATCACCGGCCAGGTCGACGGCGACGAGGCCCTGCTCGCCAAGGTGCTGCCGGACTATCCGGCCACCGGCAAACGCACGCTGCAGGACAACGGAACCTGGCTGCGCACGCTGCGCCGCGACGACGTCGACCTGGTGCGCACGCCCATTAGCAAGATCACCGAAGACGGCGTCGTCACCGACGACGGCGTTGCGCATGACGTCGATATCATCGTCTACGCCACCGGTTTTCGGCACACCGATGTGCTGTGGCCGATGGCGGTCACCGGCCGCGACGGCATAGACTTGCACGACGTCTGGGGCAGCAGGCCGTTCGCCCACCTGGGTATCACCGTCCCGCGGTTTCCCAACTTCTTCGTCCTGTACGGCCCGGGCGCACACCTGGCCCACGGCGGCAGCCTGATCTTCAACTCCGAACTGCAGATGCGCTACATCGACGCCTGCCTCGCGAAACTGGCTGAGCCGACGGTGCATTCGATCGAGCCGACCGAAGAGGCCGCCGCGGACTGGCACCGGCGCACCCAGCACGAGATCAACCAGATGGTGTGGGCACACCCGGCGGTCAAGCACTCGTACTTCAAGAACGCCGACGGTGAGATCCACACTGTCAGCCCGTGGCGGCTCAACGAATACTGGGCGGCGACCCGCGAACCCGACTGGTCGGAGTTCGTCGTGCGAACTACTCGACGGTGA
- the glmM gene encoding phosphoglucosamine mutase: MGRLFGTDGVRGVANRELTAELALALGAAAARRLTRAGSGRRRVAVIGRDPRASGEMLEAAVIAGLTSEGVDALRCGVLPTPAVAYLTHAYDADFGVMISASHNPMPDNGIKIFGPGGHKLDDATEDQIEDLVAGGPGLRPVGSDIGRVVDAEDALDRYLRQVGKAGTTVPLDGLTVVVDCAHGAASAAAPRAYRAAGARVIAINAEPTGLNINDRCGSTHLDVVRAAVLEHGADVGLAHDGDADRCLAIDATGEVIDGDAIMVVLALAMQESGELAGNTLVATVMSNLGLHLAMRAAGVEVRTTSVGDRYVLEELRSGKFSLGGEQSGHIVLPGLSTTGDGILTGLRLMSRIAQTGTSLADLASAMHTLPQVLINVDVADKAAAVAAPSVQTAVQEVEDELGDTGRILLRPSGTEQMIRVMVEADDEHVAHRLAAHVADTVRATR, from the coding sequence ATGGGTCGACTATTCGGCACTGACGGCGTCCGGGGAGTAGCCAATCGCGAGCTCACCGCCGAGCTCGCGTTGGCCCTCGGGGCCGCCGCCGCACGCCGTCTGACCAGAGCTGGAAGTGGTCGCCGCCGCGTCGCGGTGATCGGCCGCGACCCCCGCGCCAGCGGCGAGATGCTGGAAGCCGCGGTCATTGCCGGTCTCACCAGCGAAGGCGTCGACGCGCTGCGCTGCGGCGTCCTGCCCACCCCCGCGGTCGCCTACCTCACCCACGCCTATGACGCCGACTTCGGCGTGATGATCTCCGCGTCGCACAACCCGATGCCCGACAACGGCATCAAGATCTTCGGTCCCGGCGGGCACAAGCTCGACGACGCGACCGAAGACCAGATCGAGGACCTCGTCGCCGGCGGGCCCGGGCTGCGGCCCGTCGGCTCCGACATCGGCCGTGTGGTCGACGCCGAGGACGCCCTCGACCGCTACCTGCGTCAGGTCGGCAAGGCCGGCACGACGGTCCCGCTCGACGGGCTGACCGTCGTGGTGGACTGCGCGCACGGCGCCGCCTCGGCCGCCGCGCCGCGCGCCTACCGTGCTGCGGGGGCCCGCGTCATCGCGATCAACGCCGAACCCACCGGCCTCAACATCAACGACCGTTGCGGCTCAACGCATTTGGATGTGGTTCGCGCGGCCGTGCTGGAGCACGGCGCCGACGTCGGCCTTGCGCACGACGGCGATGCCGACCGCTGCCTGGCGATCGACGCCACCGGCGAGGTCATCGACGGCGACGCGATCATGGTCGTCCTCGCGCTGGCGATGCAGGAGTCCGGCGAGCTGGCCGGCAACACGCTGGTCGCGACGGTCATGAGCAATCTCGGCCTGCACCTGGCGATGCGCGCGGCCGGCGTCGAGGTCCGCACCACCAGCGTGGGCGACCGATACGTGTTGGAGGAGTTGCGATCCGGCAAGTTCAGCCTCGGCGGTGAGCAGTCCGGCCACATCGTCCTGCCCGGTCTGTCGACCACCGGTGACGGCATCCTGACCGGCCTGCGGCTGATGTCACGGATCGCGCAGACCGGCACGTCGCTGGCCGACCTGGCCTCGGCGATGCACACGCTGCCGCAGGTGCTGATCAACGTCGACGTCGCCGACAAGGCCGCCGCCGTCGCCGCGCCGTCGGTGCAGACCGCGGTGCAGGAAGTCGAGGACGAACTCGGTGACACCGGTCGAATCCTGTTGCGGCCGTCGGGAACCGAGCAGATGATCCGCGTGATGGTGGAAGCGGACGACGAGCACGTCGCCCACCGGCTTGCCGCCCACGTCGCGGACACGGTGCGCGCCACCCGCTGA
- the alr gene encoding alanine racemase, protein MTAISLTPGVLAEAVVDLGAIQHNVRVLRERAGSAQVMAVVKADGYGHGAVEVARAALAAGAAELGVATVDEALALRAAGITAPVLAWLHPPGIDYGPALLNDVQIAVSSARQLDELLGAVRATGRAAAVTLKVDTGLNRNGVPLAQYPSILQALGPVIAEGAIRLRGLMSHMVHADQPNSPINNLQVQRFTDIVTMTREKRVPFEVAHLANSSATMTRPDLAFDFVRPGIAVYGLSPVPTLGDMGLVPAMTAKCTVALVKSIKAGEGVSYGHTWIAQQDTTVALMPVGYADGVFRSLGGRLEVQINGRRRPGVGRVCMDQFLVDLGPGPVDVSEGDEAILFGPGTGGESTAQEWADLLDTIHYEVVTSPRGRILRTHREAEKH, encoded by the coding sequence ATGACTGCGATCTCCCTGACTCCGGGCGTCCTCGCCGAGGCCGTCGTGGACCTGGGTGCCATCCAGCACAACGTGCGGGTGCTGCGCGAGCGCGCCGGCAGCGCGCAGGTGATGGCCGTGGTCAAGGCCGACGGCTACGGCCACGGCGCCGTTGAGGTGGCCCGCGCCGCGCTGGCGGCCGGTGCCGCCGAGTTGGGCGTCGCCACCGTCGACGAGGCGTTGGCGTTGCGGGCCGCCGGTATCACCGCGCCGGTGCTGGCGTGGTTGCATCCGCCCGGGATCGATTACGGCCCGGCGCTGCTGAACGACGTGCAGATCGCGGTGTCGTCGGCGCGGCAACTCGACGAGTTGTTGGGTGCGGTGCGCGCCACCGGACGCGCCGCCGCGGTGACTCTCAAGGTGGACACCGGTTTGAATCGCAACGGCGTTCCGCTGGCGCAGTACCCGTCGATACTGCAGGCGCTGGGACCGGTGATCGCCGAGGGTGCCATCCGGTTGCGCGGCTTGATGTCGCACATGGTGCACGCCGATCAGCCGAACAGCCCGATCAACAACCTTCAGGTGCAACGCTTTACCGATATCGTGACGATGACCCGGGAGAAGAGAGTGCCATTCGAGGTCGCGCACTTGGCGAACTCGTCGGCCACCATGACGCGTCCGGATCTGGCCTTCGACTTCGTCCGCCCCGGCATCGCGGTGTACGGGCTGAGTCCGGTGCCCACGCTGGGCGACATGGGCCTGGTGCCCGCCATGACCGCGAAATGCACTGTTGCGCTGGTCAAATCGATCAAGGCCGGCGAAGGTGTGTCGTATGGGCACACCTGGATCGCGCAGCAGGACACCACCGTGGCGCTGATGCCGGTCGGCTACGCGGACGGCGTCTTCCGGTCGCTGGGTGGACGGCTGGAAGTACAGATCAACGGCCGCCGCCGACCCGGCGTGGGCCGGGTCTGCATGGATCAGTTCCTGGTGGACCTCGGCCCCGGGCCCGTCGACGTTTCCGAGGGCGACGAGGCGATCCTGTTCGGTCCGGGCACTGGCGGTGAGTCCACCGCGCAGGAATGGGCCGACCTCCTGGACACCATCCACTACGAGGTGGTGACGAGCCCCCGCGGACGCATCCTCCGGACCCATCGCGAGGCTGAAAAGCATTGA
- a CDS encoding type VII secretion target, giving the protein MAQRNAFVDVAAVRAVANRCDDAAHLVDGAVRAQFGRLAFDGTTAGRAYIGQGDALRFALHRLGGELTQWARATMEVAAALRASADRYDDADQLAAARIA; this is encoded by the coding sequence ATGGCACAACGAAACGCATTCGTCGACGTTGCAGCGGTCCGTGCCGTCGCGAATCGATGCGACGACGCGGCCCATCTGGTCGACGGCGCGGTCCGCGCCCAGTTCGGCAGGCTGGCCTTCGACGGGACGACAGCAGGTCGCGCCTACATCGGCCAGGGTGATGCGCTGCGGTTTGCGTTGCATCGGCTGGGCGGCGAACTCACGCAGTGGGCCCGGGCCACCATGGAGGTCGCCGCCGCGCTGCGGGCCAGCGCGGATCGCTACGACGACGCCGACCAGCTCGCCGCCGCGCGGATAGCCTGA
- the glmS gene encoding glutamine--fructose-6-phosphate transaminase (isomerizing), with the protein MCGIVGYVGHQPALGVVVDALRRMEYRGYDSAGIALVDGDGDLTVRRRAGRLANLEAALADTDPESLRGTTGVGHTRWATHGRPTDRNAHPHRDAAGKIAVVHNGIIENYAPLRLELEQAGVEFASDTDTEVAVHLVAREYHLGATAGDFTASVLAVLRRLEGHFTLVFTNADDPGTIIAARRSTPLVVGIGKGEMFVGSDVAAFIGHTRDAVELGQDQAVAITADGYRITDFHGNTDVEYREFHIDWDLDAAEKGGYEYFMLKEIAEQPTAVADTLLGHFVDGRIVLDEQRLSDQELREIDKVFIVACGTAYHSGLLAKYAIEHWTRLPVEVELASEFRYRDPVLDRSTLVIAISQSGETADTLEAVRHAKEQKAKVLAICNTNGSQIPRECDAVLYTRAGPEIGVASTKTFLAQVAANYLVGLALAQARGTKYPDEVEREYRDLEAMPDLVERVINEIQPFADLAHRFAQASTILFLGRHVGYPVALEGALKLKELAYMHAEGFAAGELKHGPIALIEDELPVIIVMPSPKSSAMLHGKLLSNIREIQTRGAVTIVIAEEGDDTVRPYADHLFELPSVSTLLQPLLSTIPLQVFAAAVAQARGYDVDKPRNLAKSVTVE; encoded by the coding sequence ATGTGCGGAATCGTCGGCTACGTCGGGCACCAGCCCGCTTTGGGTGTCGTCGTCGACGCGCTTCGCCGCATGGAGTACCGCGGCTACGACTCGGCCGGCATCGCATTGGTCGACGGGGACGGTGACCTGACCGTTCGGCGCCGCGCCGGACGTTTGGCCAACCTGGAGGCCGCGCTCGCCGACACCGACCCGGAGTCGCTACGCGGAACCACCGGGGTGGGCCACACCCGCTGGGCGACGCACGGCCGCCCCACCGATCGCAACGCGCACCCGCACCGCGACGCGGCAGGCAAGATCGCCGTCGTCCACAACGGCATCATCGAGAACTACGCGCCGCTGCGCCTGGAGCTGGAGCAGGCCGGCGTGGAGTTTGCCAGCGACACCGACACCGAGGTCGCCGTCCACCTGGTTGCCCGTGAGTATCACCTTGGCGCGACGGCCGGCGACTTCACCGCGTCCGTGCTCGCCGTGCTGCGCCGCCTCGAGGGCCACTTCACTCTGGTCTTCACCAACGCCGACGATCCGGGCACGATCATCGCGGCCCGTCGCTCGACCCCCTTGGTGGTCGGGATCGGCAAGGGCGAGATGTTCGTCGGCTCCGATGTCGCCGCGTTCATCGGCCACACCCGCGACGCGGTCGAACTCGGCCAGGACCAGGCCGTCGCTATCACCGCCGACGGCTACCGGATCACCGACTTCCACGGCAACACGGATGTCGAGTACCGCGAGTTTCACATCGACTGGGACCTCGACGCCGCGGAAAAGGGTGGCTACGAGTACTTCATGCTCAAGGAGATCGCCGAGCAGCCCACCGCGGTGGCCGACACCCTGCTCGGACACTTCGTCGACGGCCGCATCGTGCTAGACGAGCAGCGCCTGTCCGATCAGGAACTGCGCGAGATCGACAAGGTCTTCATCGTCGCCTGCGGCACGGCGTATCACTCCGGGCTGCTGGCGAAGTACGCGATCGAGCACTGGACGCGACTGCCCGTCGAAGTCGAGCTGGCCAGTGAATTCCGTTACCGCGACCCGGTTTTGGACCGCAGCACGCTGGTGATAGCGATTTCGCAGTCGGGGGAGACCGCCGACACCCTGGAGGCCGTGCGGCACGCCAAGGAGCAGAAGGCCAAGGTGCTGGCGATCTGCAACACCAACGGCTCGCAGATTCCGCGTGAGTGCGACGCGGTGCTCTATACCCGTGCCGGGCCCGAGATCGGCGTCGCGTCGACCAAGACGTTCTTGGCGCAGGTCGCCGCGAATTACCTTGTCGGACTGGCGCTTGCGCAGGCGCGCGGGACCAAGTACCCCGACGAGGTCGAACGCGAATACCGCGACCTCGAGGCGATGCCCGACCTGGTCGAGCGCGTCATCAACGAGATTCAGCCGTTCGCCGATCTGGCGCACCGGTTCGCGCAGGCGTCGACGATCCTGTTCTTGGGCCGCCACGTCGGCTACCCGGTGGCGCTCGAAGGCGCGCTGAAGCTCAAGGAATTGGCTTACATGCACGCCGAGGGATTCGCCGCCGGTGAGCTCAAGCACGGCCCGATCGCGCTGATCGAAGACGAGCTGCCGGTGATCATCGTGATGCCGTCACCGAAGAGTTCGGCGATGCTGCACGGCAAGCTGCTGTCCAACATTCGCGAGATCCAGACCCGCGGCGCGGTCACCATCGTGATCGCCGAGGAGGGGGACGACACGGTACGTCCCTACGCCGACCACCTCTTCGAACTTCCGTCGGTGTCAACGCTTTTGCAGCCGCTGCTGTCGACGATCCCGCTGCAGGTGTTCGCCGCGGCGGTGGCACAGGCCCGCGGCTACGACGTCGACAAGCCGCGCAACCTCGCCAAGTCGGTCACCGTCGAGTAG
- a CDS encoding NAD(P)H-hydrate dehydratase: MRHYYSADAIREAEAPLLASLPDGALMARAAYGLAAAIIAELTARTGGVAGRRVCAVVGSGDNGGDALWAATYLRRRGAAAEAILLKPERTHQKGLAALRKAGGRIVDHVDPATDLVIDGVVGISGSGPLRPDAAAVFEAAHGIPVVAVDIPSGVDVATGATDGPAVRAALTVTFGGLKPVHALADCGRVTLVDIGLDLPDTDLVGFDAADVGRRWPVPGPRDDKYTQGVTGVMAGSSTYPGAAVLCTGAAVAATSGMVRYSGSAHSEVLSQWPEVIASPTPASAGRVQSWVVGPGLGTDETGAAALYFALQTDLPVLIDADGLTILAAHPDMLASRTAPTVLTPHAGEFARLAGAPPGDDRVGATRRLADALGATVLLKGNVTVVAEPGGRAYLSPAGQSWAATAGSGDVLSGMIGALLAAGLPPAEAAAAGAYVHARAAALSAADPGPGAAPTSASRILAHIRSAVAALPSKGSR; encoded by the coding sequence ATGCGGCACTACTACTCGGCAGACGCGATCCGCGAGGCCGAAGCGCCGTTGCTGGCCAGCCTGCCCGACGGCGCCCTGATGGCCCGTGCCGCATACGGATTGGCGGCCGCGATCATCGCCGAATTGACCGCTCGCACCGGGGGAGTCGCCGGGCGGCGGGTGTGCGCGGTGGTCGGTTCCGGCGACAACGGCGGAGACGCGCTGTGGGCCGCGACCTACCTACGCCGCCGCGGTGCCGCCGCGGAGGCGATACTGCTCAAGCCCGAACGGACACACCAAAAGGGTTTGGCGGCGCTTCGCAAGGCCGGCGGCCGAATCGTCGATCACGTCGACCCCGCGACCGACCTGGTGATCGACGGGGTCGTCGGCATCTCCGGGTCGGGACCGCTGCGACCGGATGCGGCCGCGGTCTTCGAAGCGGCACATGGCATTCCGGTGGTCGCGGTCGACATCCCCAGCGGCGTCGACGTCGCGACCGGCGCCACCGACGGCCCCGCCGTGCGCGCCGCGCTGACCGTCACCTTCGGTGGACTCAAGCCGGTGCACGCGTTGGCCGACTGCGGCCGGGTGACGCTGGTCGACATCGGACTGGACCTACCCGACACCGACCTTGTCGGCTTCGACGCGGCCGACGTCGGCCGGCGCTGGCCCGTACCGGGACCGCGCGACGACAAGTACACCCAGGGCGTCACCGGCGTCATGGCCGGATCGTCAACCTATCCGGGGGCCGCGGTGTTGTGCACCGGCGCCGCCGTCGCCGCGACGTCGGGCATGGTCCGCTACTCAGGCAGCGCGCACAGCGAAGTGCTCAGCCAGTGGCCCGAGGTGATCGCTTCGCCCACCCCGGCATCGGCCGGACGCGTGCAGTCCTGGGTCGTCGGCCCGGGCCTAGGTACCGACGAAACCGGCGCTGCTGCACTGTATTTCGCACTCCAGACCGATCTGCCGGTGCTCATCGACGCCGACGGGCTGACGATCCTGGCCGCGCACCCGGATATGCTCGCATCGCGTACCGCACCGACCGTGCTGACGCCGCACGCCGGTGAATTCGCGCGGCTGGCCGGCGCCCCGCCCGGCGACGACCGGGTCGGTGCCACTCGCAGGCTGGCCGACGCGCTCGGTGCCACCGTGCTGTTGAAGGGCAACGTCACCGTCGTCGCCGAACCCGGTGGGCGGGCGTACCTCAGCCCGGCCGGGCAGTCCTGGGCGGCGACGGCCGGCTCCGGTGACGTGCTGTCCGGAATGATCGGTGCGCTGTTGGCCGCCGGTCTGCCGCCCGCCGAGGCCGCCGCGGCCGGGGCGTACGTACACGCCCGTGCCGCGGCCCTGTCGGCCGCCGACCCCGGACCCGGCGCCGCACCGACGTCGGCGTCGCGCATCCTCGCCCACATCCGCTCTGCCGTCGCCGCGCTTCCGTCGAAAGGATCCCGATGA
- a CDS encoding dienelactone hydrolase family protein: protein MAKTSKLVGTLSRSGPHRVLRGDLAFAGLPGVVYTPEAGLHLPAVAFGHDWLTGVARYAGLLEHLASWGIVAAAPDTERGVAPSVLTLAFDMGTALDIAAGVRLGPGKISVSPSKLGVIGHGFGASAAVFAAAGMKAKPAAAAAIFPAVTTPSAEQPAASLRVPGVVFSAPGSAKALRSNAIELWQAWDTADLRIVNKAQADGLAEGRRLTTAFGLGSPDRKTQRTIRALLTGYLLYTLGGDKTYRDFADPDVQLPRTSPIGDEIVPLTPEEKFVALIKG from the coding sequence GTGGCGAAGACCAGCAAGCTCGTCGGGACTCTGAGCAGGTCCGGCCCGCATCGGGTTTTACGGGGCGACTTGGCCTTTGCCGGTCTGCCGGGGGTGGTCTACACGCCCGAGGCCGGGCTGCATCTGCCGGCCGTCGCGTTCGGCCACGACTGGCTCACCGGCGTCGCCCGGTATGCGGGCCTCCTCGAACACCTGGCGTCCTGGGGCATCGTCGCGGCTGCGCCCGACACCGAGCGCGGCGTCGCCCCGTCCGTGTTGACCCTCGCCTTCGACATGGGCACCGCGCTGGACATCGCCGCAGGCGTGCGACTTGGGCCCGGCAAGATCAGCGTGAGCCCCAGCAAGCTCGGCGTGATCGGCCACGGCTTCGGCGCCTCGGCCGCGGTGTTCGCCGCCGCCGGGATGAAGGCCAAGCCGGCCGCGGCCGCCGCGATCTTCCCCGCGGTCACCACTCCCTCGGCTGAGCAACCGGCCGCGTCGCTGCGGGTACCCGGCGTAGTGTTCAGCGCGCCGGGTTCGGCAAAGGCATTGCGGTCCAACGCCATTGAGCTCTGGCAGGCGTGGGACACCGCCGACCTGCGGATCGTGAACAAGGCTCAAGCGGACGGGCTGGCCGAGGGCCGCCGGCTGACGACGGCATTCGGCCTGGGTAGCCCGGATCGCAAGACACAGAGAACGATTCGTGCCCTGCTGACCGGCTATCTGCTGTACACCCTCGGCGGCGACAAGACGTATCGCGACTTCGCCGACCCCGACGTTCAGCTACCCAGGACCTCGCCGATCGGCGACGAGATCGTCCCCCTGACGCCCGAAGAGAAGTTCGTCGCGCTGATCAAGGGCTGA
- a CDS encoding glutamate decarboxylase: MPMNHPSVPSHTVAPAYTSRLFTTPVPALRMPEESMDPDAAYRFIHDELMLDGSSRLNLATFVTTWMDPQAGRLMAETFDKNMIDKDEYPATAAIEQRCVCMVADLFHADGLRDDDPSSAIGVSTIGSSEAVMLGGLALKWRWREKIGKDWKKRTPNLVMGSNVQVVWEKFCRYFDVEPRYLPMEEGRYVITPEQVVDAVDEDTIGVVGILGTTYTGELEPIAEICAALDKLAASGGVDVPVHVDAASGGFVVPFLHPELRWDFRLPRVVSINVSGHKYGLTYPGVGFVVWRSKEHLPEDLVFHVNYLGGDMPTFTLNFSRAGNQVVGQYYNFLRLGREGYTQVMQALSQTARWLGEQLRVGDHCELISDGSAIPVVSFRLARDRGYTEFDVSHELRGYGWQVPAYTMPDNATDVSVLRIVVREGLSADLARALHDDARSALASLDKLKPGGHYQAEHFAH; encoded by the coding sequence ATCCCGATGAATCACCCGTCCGTCCCGTCGCACACCGTCGCACCCGCCTACACCAGCCGGTTGTTCACCACCCCGGTTCCCGCGCTGCGGATGCCCGAGGAATCGATGGACCCCGACGCCGCCTACCGGTTCATCCACGACGAACTGATGCTCGACGGCAGTTCGCGGCTGAACCTCGCGACATTCGTCACCACCTGGATGGACCCGCAGGCGGGCCGGCTGATGGCCGAGACCTTCGACAAGAACATGATCGACAAGGACGAATACCCGGCGACCGCGGCGATCGAGCAGCGCTGCGTGTGCATGGTGGCCGACCTGTTCCACGCCGACGGGCTGCGCGACGACGACCCGTCCAGTGCGATCGGGGTGTCGACGATCGGGTCCAGCGAAGCGGTGATGCTCGGCGGCCTGGCGTTGAAGTGGCGGTGGCGCGAGAAGATCGGTAAGGACTGGAAGAAGCGCACCCCGAACCTGGTGATGGGCTCCAACGTCCAGGTGGTCTGGGAGAAGTTCTGTCGCTACTTCGATGTCGAACCCCGCTACCTGCCGATGGAGGAGGGGCGCTACGTCATCACCCCCGAGCAGGTGGTCGACGCGGTCGACGAAGACACCATCGGGGTGGTCGGGATCCTCGGCACCACCTACACCGGCGAGCTGGAACCGATCGCCGAAATCTGCGCCGCGCTGGACAAATTGGCCGCAAGCGGTGGCGTCGACGTGCCGGTGCACGTGGACGCGGCCAGTGGTGGTTTCGTGGTGCCGTTCCTGCATCCCGAGTTGCGGTGGGACTTCCGGCTGCCGCGGGTGGTGTCGATCAACGTCAGCGGGCACAAGTACGGGCTGACCTACCCCGGCGTCGGCTTCGTGGTGTGGCGCAGCAAGGAGCACCTGCCCGAGGATCTGGTGTTCCACGTCAACTACCTCGGCGGCGACATGCCGACGTTCACGCTGAACTTCTCCCGCGCCGGCAACCAGGTGGTCGGCCAGTACTACAACTTCCTACGGCTGGGCCGTGAGGGCTACACCCAGGTGATGCAGGCGCTGTCGCAGACCGCGCGCTGGCTGGGCGAGCAGTTGCGGGTGGGGGATCACTGCGAGCTGATCTCGGACGGCTCGGCGATTCCGGTGGTCAGCTTCCGGCTGGCCCGCGACCGCGGCTACACCGAGTTCGACGTCTCCCACGAGTTGCGCGGATACGGCTGGCAGGTGCCGGCCTACACGATGCCCGACAACGCGACCGACGTCTCGGTGCTGCGCATCGTGGTGCGCGAGGGGCTGTCGGCCGACCTGGCCCGTGCCCTGCACGACGATGCCCGTAGCGCGCTGGCCTCGCTGGACAAGCTGAAGCCGGGCGGGCACTACCAGGCCGAGCACTTCGCGCACTGA